Proteins from one Flavobacterium sp. N2038 genomic window:
- a CDS encoding SusC/RagA family TonB-linked outer membrane protein, with protein sequence MRKLLYKSLLVFLMVMCYQGVNAQNKTISGVITDNANLPVPFVTVKEKGTKQETNTDENGAFTISVKDGATIILSAVGFKTTELKAKDGMEVKLASATNELDGVTVTALGQTKKNKSIGYATSIIKADAITKTASPTIANSLYGKAPGVRITSTPGGAGAINIQIRGINSITGRNQPLIILDGVPIRDGEVNNSDYWNEQRVKNNGLADINPEDIENISILKGASAAALYGSEAVNGVVLITSKSGKGKKGLGVDFSTSYSGNEIAYLPRFQYERGPGWSNANFSAGFLAPNGFAQYDTNGDGTPDTRGVSNSSYNYGPWFDGQPVMTWDGVVRPYSPQKDGYKNMFQNAWDATTNIALTNSTENSNTRFSYTHIESEGLSMGNNNKKNNFNLNASFKTGKLKTDVIVSYLNQNITNRAYGMDRLVNNFTGMISPFSNGDWYKERYKTSLGYKYVTGKDTQSLTPNENIYRNGFRGDIADYFWNTNAKRQTEITNRLIASVTETLSITNELTLRGRISTDLTSVNTENKNPVEIPLIYKFGGEGDVSGSFLMDAQDYNILYGDVLLTYNKKINEDFGVNAVLGYSGTQETGRTVSRYTNGGLSVEGWYDMNSSIGTPLSKSTRYETVKDAIFGTLSGSFRNYLFIEGTIRRDRTSTMNPNNNAFTYPSVNSSFVLSDAVTLPEFISYAKMRGSWGIVGNYPDRYRANVAFIQNTLGTQGTANPVLITNSQDVYGNEGIKPEMKNEYELGFETKFFDRRLGLDFSYYNAKIKDQILDMTLAPTTGASKILANVGELNNKGFEIALTGSPFRTQDFSWDVTLNWAKNINKIVKLANGASELLHADYDGSAAQLKSVVGDPMGGIYAHPVKTDASGKKMVDSDGFYMLDGDKWEKYGSAMAKGVGGLLNSFTYKNFTLDVNIDYSYGGYLMPTGISWMTALGLTEESLNASTNERGGLTYYVDNGKGVQVPNSATAGPAGQPVFRDGMLMDGVTADGAQNTNVVSQAGYYVSTYNWGGPQYSSSRYELYIKKNDYVKLRELSLGFNVPASYASKIGATKLSLSFFGRNLFYIYRTIKDMDAEATTSGSRWDKNVNNAGVSPSTRSYGVMLRASF encoded by the coding sequence ATGAGAAAACTGTTATACAAATCACTGTTAGTTTTTCTAATGGTAATGTGCTATCAAGGAGTAAATGCTCAAAATAAAACAATCTCCGGGGTAATTACAGATAATGCCAATCTTCCTGTTCCTTTTGTTACTGTTAAGGAAAAAGGAACCAAACAAGAAACAAATACTGATGAGAATGGAGCATTTACAATATCAGTAAAAGATGGTGCCACGATCATCTTGAGCGCTGTAGGATTTAAAACTACCGAATTAAAAGCTAAAGACGGAATGGAAGTTAAGCTGGCAAGCGCCACTAACGAATTAGATGGTGTTACAGTAACCGCTTTGGGGCAAACGAAAAAGAACAAATCTATCGGTTATGCAACTAGTATAATAAAAGCTGATGCAATCACAAAAACAGCATCTCCAACAATTGCTAACTCTTTGTATGGTAAAGCACCGGGTGTCCGTATTACATCTACACCAGGAGGAGCTGGAGCAATCAATATCCAGATTCGTGGTATCAACTCTATCACAGGTAGAAATCAGCCGCTTATCATTTTAGATGGTGTGCCTATTCGTGATGGTGAGGTAAACAATAGTGATTACTGGAATGAGCAACGTGTAAAAAACAATGGTTTAGCAGATATTAACCCTGAAGACATCGAGAATATTTCGATTCTTAAAGGAGCATCTGCAGCTGCTTTATACGGTTCTGAAGCTGTAAATGGAGTTGTATTGATCACTTCTAAATCAGGTAAAGGAAAAAAAGGGTTAGGTGTAGATTTTAGTACTAGTTACTCTGGCAATGAAATTGCATACTTACCTAGATTTCAATATGAAAGAGGTCCAGGATGGTCAAATGCAAATTTCTCTGCAGGGTTTTTAGCTCCAAATGGTTTTGCACAGTATGATACAAATGGAGATGGTACACCTGACACTAGAGGAGTTTCTAATAGTAGTTATAACTATGGTCCTTGGTTCGACGGACAACCAGTTATGACTTGGGATGGAGTAGTGCGTCCTTATTCACCTCAAAAAGATGGATATAAAAATATGTTCCAAAATGCTTGGGATGCGACTACAAACATTGCACTTACAAATAGTACTGAAAACAGCAACACTCGTTTTTCTTACACACATATTGAATCAGAAGGATTAAGTATGGGGAACAACAACAAGAAAAACAATTTTAACTTAAACGCATCTTTCAAAACAGGTAAATTAAAAACAGATGTAATTGTAAGTTATTTGAATCAAAACATAACGAATCGTGCTTACGGTATGGATCGTTTGGTTAATAATTTCACAGGTATGATTAGTCCGTTTTCTAATGGAGATTGGTACAAAGAAAGATACAAAACGAGCTTAGGATATAAATATGTTACGGGTAAAGACACTCAAAGTTTAACTCCAAATGAGAATATTTACCGTAATGGTTTTAGAGGTGATATTGCTGATTATTTCTGGAATACAAATGCTAAAAGACAAACTGAAATTACAAACCGTTTGATTGCAAGTGTTACTGAAACGCTTTCAATTACAAATGAGTTAACATTACGCGGCCGTATTTCGACTGATTTAACTTCGGTAAATACAGAAAATAAAAATCCGGTAGAGATACCTTTGATTTATAAATTTGGTGGAGAGGGAGATGTTTCAGGATCTTTTTTAATGGATGCTCAGGATTATAATATTCTTTATGGAGATGTATTATTAACATACAATAAAAAAATTAATGAAGATTTTGGTGTAAATGCTGTTTTGGGATATTCTGGTACGCAAGAAACAGGAAGAACAGTATCACGTTATACAAATGGAGGTTTAAGTGTTGAAGGTTGGTATGATATGAACTCATCTATAGGAACACCTCTTAGTAAAAGTACAAGATACGAAACGGTTAAAGATGCAATTTTTGGAACTTTGAGCGGAAGTTTTAGAAACTATTTGTTTATTGAAGGAACAATCAGAAGAGACCGTACTTCTACAATGAACCCAAATAACAATGCTTTTACTTATCCTTCTGTTAACTCAAGTTTTGTATTGTCTGATGCAGTTACACTGCCAGAATTTATCAGTTATGCAAAAATGAGAGGTTCTTGGGGTATAGTGGGTAACTATCCAGATCGTTACAGAGCTAACGTTGCATTTATTCAAAATACTTTAGGGACTCAAGGTACAGCAAATCCTGTTTTGATTACAAATTCTCAGGATGTGTATGGAAATGAAGGAATTAAACCTGAAATGAAAAACGAGTACGAGCTTGGTTTTGAAACTAAGTTCTTTGATAGAAGATTAGGGTTAGATTTTTCTTACTACAATGCAAAAATTAAAGATCAAATTCTTGACATGACTTTAGCACCAACTACTGGAGCTAGTAAAATATTAGCAAACGTAGGGGAATTAAATAACAAAGGATTTGAAATTGCTTTAACAGGTTCTCCTTTCAGAACTCAGGATTTTTCTTGGGACGTAACTTTAAACTGGGCTAAAAATATCAATAAAATTGTAAAATTAGCTAACGGTGCGAGTGAATTACTTCACGCGGATTATGATGGATCTGCTGCTCAGTTAAAATCTGTAGTGGGCGACCCAATGGGAGGTATTTATGCGCATCCAGTTAAAACAGATGCAAGCGGTAAGAAAATGGTTGACTCTGATGGTTTCTACATGCTTGATGGTGACAAATGGGAAAAATACGGATCGGCTATGGCAAAAGGTGTAGGAGGTTTGTTGAACTCATTTACGTATAAAAATTTCACATTAGATGTAAACATTGATTATTCTTATGGTGGCTATTTAATGCCAACAGGTATCAGCTGGATGACAGCTTTAGGTTTAACGGAAGAATCATTGAATGCTAGTACAAACGAGCGTGGTGGTTTAACCTATTACGTGGACAATGGTAAAGGAGTTCAGGTTCCAAACAGTGCAACTGCAGGTCCTGCTGGTCAACCAGTATTCCGTGATGGTATGTTAATGGACGGTGTTACTGCAGACGGTGCCCAAAATACAAATGTGGTTTCTCAAGCGGGTTATTATGTTAGCACTTATAACTGGGGAGGTCCACAATACAGCAGTTCACGTTATGAATTATACATTAAAAAGAATGATTACGTTAAGTTAAGAGAGTTATCTCTTGGGTTTAATGTTCCAGCTTCATACGCAAGTAAAATTGGTGCTACTAAATTAAGTCTTTCTTTCTTTGGACGTAACTTATTCTACATCTACAGAACTATTAAAGATATGGACGCTGAAGCAACTACTTCTGGATCCAGATGGGACAAAAACGTAAACAATGCTGGTGTAAGTCCTTCTACAAGAAGTTATGGAGTAATGTTAAGAGCATCTTTCTAA
- a CDS encoding LacI family DNA-binding transcriptional regulator, protein MKKNITIKDIAKAADVSVTTVSFVLNNKGEKMGISKEVIKKVIKVSEEMKFKLNMIASSLRTGKTRSIGLIVEDISNHFFSDLAKVIEREAIDSNYRVFYCSTGGNDERAVELVDSLLQANVDGFIITPTENMKATVDRLLELQCPVVLVDRYFEGQNVSHVVLDNFEGAEKATHYLLEKGFRKIAFITNYSQLIQMNLRKQGYTKVLKEAGLYDESRILDMEYHISEEKRIEKITEFLTKKTDIDAVLFGANYLLLAGLQSFRRLELKIPADKAVISFDDHESFRLNSPSITVLAQPIEEMAKKTVKLLMKQMTDGSNYKIIKEKKKGNLIIRESV, encoded by the coding sequence ATGAAGAAAAACATTACTATCAAGGATATCGCCAAAGCCGCAGATGTATCCGTTACCACAGTTTCGTTTGTATTGAATAATAAAGGCGAGAAGATGGGGATAAGTAAGGAAGTGATTAAGAAAGTTATTAAGGTTAGTGAAGAAATGAAATTCAAACTCAATATGATCGCCAGTAGTTTGAGAACCGGAAAAACGAGATCTATAGGACTTATTGTAGAAGATATATCCAATCATTTTTTTTCCGATTTAGCAAAGGTGATCGAGAGGGAGGCAATCGATTCTAATTATAGAGTGTTTTATTGCAGTACAGGAGGAAATGATGAGCGTGCTGTTGAATTAGTTGATAGTTTATTGCAGGCAAATGTTGACGGTTTTATCATAACACCTACAGAGAATATGAAAGCTACTGTAGACAGATTATTAGAACTTCAGTGTCCGGTAGTTTTAGTCGACCGATATTTTGAAGGTCAGAATGTGAGTCATGTGGTACTTGATAATTTTGAAGGGGCTGAGAAAGCAACGCATTATTTACTGGAAAAAGGATTCAGAAAAATTGCGTTTATAACCAATTACTCACAGCTTATTCAGATGAATTTGAGAAAGCAGGGATATACTAAAGTATTAAAGGAAGCAGGATTATATGATGAGTCACGAATTCTGGATATGGAATATCATATCTCTGAAGAAAAAAGAATTGAAAAGATCACTGAATTTTTGACTAAAAAAACAGATATAGATGCGGTATTATTTGGAGCTAATTATTTGTTGCTTGCAGGTTTACAGTCTTTTAGAAGGCTTGAATTAAAAATACCTGCAGATAAAGCGGTAATTAGTTTTGATGATCATGAAAGTTTTAGACTGAACTCACCTTCTATTACTGTTTTAGCACAACCTATTGAAGAAATGGCAAAGAAAACGGTTAAATTATTAATGAAACAAATGACCGACGGGAGTAATTATAAAATTATTAAAGAGAAGAAAAAAGGAAATCTAATTATAAGGGAATCAGTGTAA
- a CDS encoding glycosyl hydrolase family 95 catalytic domain-containing protein, with protein MISKKDFSNANFKFKIILLVFCCSMMAFSQKKKKPESFPKAENNLVLQAPVNSWDEAIPLGNGLTGGLLWGEKNLIRLSLDRGDLWDERTNGPKEWWKTQTWAKGGNMWEDAYYGSTPTKLPAGAVEFTLTNGTAIQSFELNKSTAEGIVHFENGQQATVFFSAVKPVAIMRIPVSQYSSLEVMSSMQVSDKYRGASAGPDSHTIKSLGYPAAKNEATGNAKWYIQEASEGLSYCVYTETRKINNEIVTAIAVTTSREGSDLLELAKSRCNEILNLGITKSLSEHKLWWSNFWAQSQINLPEKRMQDYYTFARYLYGSGSRANTPPMPLQGVWTSATGSLPPWKGDYHSDLNTQMTYIAYQEAGNFDEGSSYINFLWNKRDKWRAFAKDFYETPGLAVPGVMTLDGQPLGGWAAFSLSPTMTSWNAHLFYLHWLYTADDTFLKDRAYPWCKEAAECLRGLLKPDKDGNLKLLRSSSPEIFDNKWLEPNTNYDLMSMKMHFLAVAEMAEALDLTDEAKSWNELAQKLGDFHVAPDGELMLDSKLLLRESHRHLSNIIGIYPFNLITTEGNAEEQRRINTTLKRPEWNAEKHNEWCGYSWAWMSCMQARTGNAESAYHHLDVFEKAYILRNGFHVNQDQTPDTKYGWGGGKPFTLEGNFIAMQAIQEMLLQSWSATPGKVNSGLIRIFPAAPKEWGNLSFTDLRAEGGYKVSATRKNGKISWFSITTKKAGTLRIKDNFEEQVPKWNSKEVKFQNGIYEIAVKKGQIIEGQF; from the coding sequence ACCGGAAAGTTTTCCAAAAGCTGAAAATAATTTAGTGTTGCAGGCACCTGTTAATTCCTGGGACGAAGCTATACCTCTTGGTAATGGTTTAACAGGTGGACTTTTATGGGGAGAAAAAAACCTCATCAGACTTTCGCTTGATCGGGGCGATTTGTGGGACGAACGCACTAATGGACCAAAAGAATGGTGGAAAACTCAAACTTGGGCCAAAGGCGGAAATATGTGGGAAGATGCTTATTATGGTTCGACACCTACAAAATTACCGGCTGGTGCAGTAGAGTTTACTTTAACAAATGGAACAGCAATACAATCATTTGAACTTAATAAAAGTACGGCAGAAGGAATTGTACATTTTGAAAACGGACAGCAGGCTACTGTTTTTTTTAGCGCTGTAAAGCCTGTTGCAATAATGCGCATTCCGGTTTCCCAATACAGTTCGCTAGAGGTAATGAGTTCGATGCAGGTTTCAGATAAATATCGCGGAGCATCTGCCGGACCCGATAGTCATACAATAAAATCATTAGGTTATCCCGCTGCAAAAAATGAAGCGACAGGAAATGCAAAATGGTACATTCAGGAAGCTTCAGAAGGATTGTCTTATTGCGTTTACACAGAAACACGAAAAATAAACAACGAAATCGTAACTGCAATAGCGGTAACCACAAGTCGTGAAGGCAGTGATTTACTGGAACTGGCAAAATCCCGCTGTAATGAGATTTTGAATCTCGGAATTACTAAAAGTTTATCAGAACACAAGTTATGGTGGAGTAATTTTTGGGCACAATCACAAATCAATTTGCCTGAAAAAAGAATGCAGGATTACTACACCTTTGCCCGCTATTTGTACGGATCGGGTTCCAGGGCCAATACACCTCCAATGCCTTTGCAGGGAGTCTGGACCTCAGCAACAGGAAGTCTTCCGCCATGGAAAGGCGATTATCACAGTGATTTGAATACCCAAATGACTTATATCGCGTATCAGGAAGCTGGAAATTTTGACGAAGGAAGCAGTTATATCAATTTCCTTTGGAACAAACGTGACAAATGGCGTGCTTTTGCTAAAGATTTTTATGAAACACCCGGATTGGCAGTACCGGGAGTAATGACTTTGGACGGGCAACCTTTGGGAGGCTGGGCTGCTTTTAGTTTGTCACCAACTATGACTTCCTGGAATGCACATTTATTTTATCTGCATTGGTTGTATACTGCTGATGATACTTTTCTAAAAGATCGCGCCTATCCTTGGTGTAAAGAAGCGGCAGAATGTTTACGAGGACTTTTGAAACCGGACAAAGACGGTAACTTGAAATTATTAAGATCTTCTTCTCCTGAGATATTCGATAATAAATGGTTAGAGCCTAATACCAATTATGATTTAATGAGTATGAAAATGCACTTTTTGGCCGTAGCCGAAATGGCAGAGGCTTTAGATTTAACGGATGAAGCAAAATCATGGAACGAATTAGCTCAAAAATTAGGAGATTTTCATGTGGCACCAGATGGAGAATTAATGCTTGATTCCAAATTATTATTGAGAGAAAGCCATCGACATCTATCTAATATCATCGGAATTTATCCTTTCAATCTGATCACAACCGAAGGCAATGCAGAAGAACAAAGAAGAATTAATACGACACTAAAACGTCCGGAATGGAATGCTGAAAAACATAATGAATGGTGTGGTTATTCCTGGGCATGGATGTCGTGCATGCAGGCTCGTACCGGAAATGCGGAAAGCGCGTACCATCATCTGGATGTTTTTGAAAAAGCCTATATCCTGAGAAATGGTTTTCATGTCAATCAGGATCAGACTCCCGATACTAAATACGGTTGGGGCGGAGGAAAACCTTTTACACTTGAAGGAAATTTTATAGCCATGCAGGCAATTCAGGAAATGTTATTACAAAGCTGGAGTGCTACGCCTGGGAAAGTAAACTCCGGTTTAATTAGAATTTTTCCTGCTGCGCCAAAAGAATGGGGCAATCTTTCCTTTACAGATTTGAGAGCAGAAGGAGGGTATAAAGTTTCTGCTACGCGAAAAAACGGAAAAATATCATGGTTCAGTATTACGACAAAGAAAGCGGGGACTCTGAGAATCAAGGATAATTTTGAAGAACAAGTTCCAAAATGGAATTCAAAAGAGGTAAAATTTCAAAATGGAATCTATGAAATTGCTGTTAAAAAGGGGCAGATAATTGAAGGTCAGTTTTAA